GCGACACCTTCGACCAGACCCTGGCCAAGGGCTTCGTCGAGCTGCACGGCCTGTCCTCCAAGATCGCCAACCGCCGCGACCGCGAGGCCTAAGGCCTAGCGCCTAAACCCGCAGATGGGGCCCAGGGAAAACCCCGGGCCCCATCCGTTTATCCGTTAGAGTCAACTTCATACCGTTTTCAACCACCACCTCCGCGGTGACGCGACCGCGGGAGAAAGAACAGGCGATCCACGTGCAGAAGCATGGAACCAACCAAGGCGCACTCTGGGGCGGCCGCTTCGCCGGCGGCCCCAGCGAGGCCATGTTTGCCCTCAGCGTGTCCACCCACTTCGACTGGGTGCTCGCGCCTTACGACGTCCTCGCCTCCAAGGCGCACGCCAAGGTGCTCCACGCCGCGGGCCTGCTCTCCGACGAGGACCTGAGCACCATGCTCGCCGGCCTCGACAGCCTGGGCGCGGACGTCGCCTCCGGTGCCTTCGGCCCCGAGCCCACCGACGAGGACGTCCACGGCGCCATGGAGCGCGGCCTCATCGCCCGCGTCGGTGCCGAGGTAGGCGGGCGCTTGCGCGCGGGCCGCTCCCGCAACGACCAGGTGGCCACCCTGTTCCGCATGTGGGTCCGCGACGCCATCCGCGACATCGCCGCCCAGGTCACCGAGCTGGTCTCCGCCCTGTCCGAGCAGGCTGCCAAGCACCCGGGCGTGATCATGCCGGGCAAGACCCACTCCCAGGCGGCCCAGCCGATCCTGCTCGCGCACCAGCTGCTCGCGCACACGCACCCGCTGCTGCGCGACATCGCACGTCTCCAGGACCTAGACAAGCGCCTAGCCGTGAGCCCGTACGGCTCCGGTGCCCTGGCGGGTTCCACCCTCCAGCTTGACCCCGAGGCCATCGCCGCGGAGTTGGGCTTCGACTCCGCCTGCGACAACTCGCTGGACGGCACCGCCTCCCGCGATTTCGCCTCCGAGACCGCGTTTGTGCTTGCCCAGATTGCCGTGGACATGTCGCGCCTGGCCGAGGAGATCATCTACTGGTCGACCCCGGAGTACGGCTACGTCACCCTCGACGACGCTTGGTCGACCGGGTCCTCGATCATGCCGCAGAAGAAGAACCCCGACGTCGCCGAGCTCACCCGCGGCAAGACCGGCCGCCTCATCGGTAACCTCGCGGGGCTGATGGCCACGCTCAAGGCGATGCCGCTGGCCTACAACCGCGATCTCCAGGAGGACAAGGAGCCGATCGTAGACTCCGTGGCCCAGCTCAACCTCCTGCTTCCGGCCATGACCGGTCTGGTCTCCACCCTTGTCTTCCACCCGGACCGCCTCCGCGAGCTGGCGCCGGCTGGCTACACCCTCGCCACCGACCTGGCCGAGTGGATGGTCCGCGAGGGCGTGCCCTTCCGCGAGGCCCACGAGGCCTCGGGCGCCTGCGTGCGCATCGCCGAGGCCCGCGGCGTGGGGCTGGACGAGCTCACCGACGAGGAGCTGGCCAGCGTCGACTCGCGGCTGACCCCGCAGGTGCGCGAGTACCTCACCATCGAAGGCGCGGTCGCCTCCCGCGCGACCCGCGGCGGCACCGCCCAGGTGCGCGTCGACGAGCAGCGCGCCCGGGTCGACGAGCTCAACAAGGAGTACCTCGACTGGGCCCAGAAGCCGGTTCGCGGCTAGCACAATCATTTTCATGAGGTCTTTCGGCAACGCCCCAACCGAGGTGTTACCGAAAGGCCTCATGCTTCGATAGGCGGCCGCTCTATCTGTTGCGGGCCTCACAGGCGTGCTTTAGGCTCGGGGCATGTCCGACACCCACTGACCCCCGGAGCCTCCACGAAGACTCGAGGAACGCACAGGGTCGGTCTCTTCCTCCTCGTTCTTGCGCTCATCCTCATCGGGGCGCAGCAGATTACCTCGCGCGTGGACGCCGTTTCCCGGCACACGACGGCGCCGATCGGTCGCTTCTTTGGCCTGGGGGCGGCGTCAGAGGATAAGAACGTCGTGGAGCTACGCGGCGTCGTCGGCAGTGAGAAGCTGGGGTTCTTCCAGGACCCCGAGGTCATCGAGGCGCTCCGCGCGGAGGGGTTCGCGGTCGAGGTTGACGCCATGGGGTCGAGGGCCATGGCGGGGATTGCCGACGCCTCGGGGATCGACTTCGTGTTTCCCGCCAACCAGCAGGCCGCGCAGAAGTTCGCCGAGTCGCACCCCACACTCGGTTCCGACGCAATTTTCTATTCGCCAATGGCGATTGCCACGTTCCCGCCGATCCTCACGGTGCTCGAGCGGGCGGGCGCCGCGACGAACACCGGCGACGGCTGGATGATCGACGCGGAAAA
This is a stretch of genomic DNA from Corynebacterium vitaeruminis DSM 20294. It encodes these proteins:
- the argH gene encoding argininosuccinate lyase — encoded protein: MQKHGTNQGALWGGRFAGGPSEAMFALSVSTHFDWVLAPYDVLASKAHAKVLHAAGLLSDEDLSTMLAGLDSLGADVASGAFGPEPTDEDVHGAMERGLIARVGAEVGGRLRAGRSRNDQVATLFRMWVRDAIRDIAAQVTELVSALSEQAAKHPGVIMPGKTHSQAAQPILLAHQLLAHTHPLLRDIARLQDLDKRLAVSPYGSGALAGSTLQLDPEAIAAELGFDSACDNSLDGTASRDFASETAFVLAQIAVDMSRLAEEIIYWSTPEYGYVTLDDAWSTGSSIMPQKKNPDVAELTRGKTGRLIGNLAGLMATLKAMPLAYNRDLQEDKEPIVDSVAQLNLLLPAMTGLVSTLVFHPDRLRELAPAGYTLATDLAEWMVREGVPFREAHEASGACVRIAEARGVGLDELTDEELASVDSRLTPQVREYLTIEGAVASRATRGGTAQVRVDEQRARVDELNKEYLDWAQKPVRG